One part of the Chryseobacterium sp. 7 genome encodes these proteins:
- a CDS encoding ABC transporter ATP-binding protein yields the protein MIKARNIHKSYGNLEVLKGVDIHIKMGEVVSIVGESGAGKSTLLQILGTLDHPSQSNKYDTEIEIAGESFINMNDKQLSKFRNQNIGFVFQFHQLLPEFTALENVLLPTKIAGANEREALEKAYALFEDLKIEQRLNHKPNQLSGGEAQRVAVARALINSPKIIFADEPTGNLDSKNADDLHRLFFDLRDKYNQTFVIVTHNPNLAEITDRKLVMKDGMIIE from the coding sequence ATGATTAAAGCAAGAAATATCCATAAATCTTATGGGAATTTAGAAGTACTGAAAGGAGTTGATATTCATATCAAAATGGGAGAGGTGGTTTCTATCGTAGGAGAATCTGGAGCAGGTAAATCTACGTTGCTGCAGATTTTAGGAACTTTGGATCATCCAAGCCAGTCAAATAAATATGATACTGAAATTGAAATAGCAGGAGAATCATTTATTAATATGAATGATAAGCAGCTGTCGAAATTCAGAAATCAGAATATAGGTTTTGTATTTCAGTTCCATCAGCTTCTTCCGGAGTTTACAGCACTGGAAAATGTATTGCTTCCAACAAAAATTGCCGGAGCCAATGAAAGAGAAGCTCTTGAAAAGGCATATGCTTTATTTGAAGATTTAAAGATAGAACAAAGGCTTAATCATAAACCGAATCAGCTTTCGGGTGGAGAAGCACAAAGAGTAGCTGTAGCGAGAGCTTTAATCAATTCTCCAAAAATTATTTTTGCTGATGAGCCTACAGGAAACCTGGACTCTAAGAATGCAGATGATCTTCACAGATTGTTTTTTGATCTTAGAGACAAATACAACCAAACCTTTGTGATTGTAACCCACAACCCCAATCTTGCAGAAATTACAGACCGCAAATTAGTAATGAAAGACGGAATGATTATAGAATAA
- a CDS encoding phytanoyl-CoA dioxygenase family protein, which yields MLQQIRQYKLSYMLYNLFKKNKLKHNIPLYKKYGINKNYFSSISSKDFAHLPASNRAVDYSKLTETPFFKKLSEENKESALQYDDQGYMILRNFLTPETADQINTEIDNLMKDGTLKFIYGGKLMFAIHHSEIIKNIGSDKELLDFLSVLLDGKSKLFQSINFINGSQQKTHSDSIHMTTYPLGGLLGVWIALEDVDETNGALHYIPKSHKLPYFLNSDYDNEGTALKIGKKSYRAYETFLEDKVKELGLKKEIFKAKKGDLLIWHANILHGGEPHTDKNKTRKSLVYHFFDENSVCYHEVTQRPALFEL from the coding sequence ATGTTACAACAGATTCGTCAGTACAAACTATCATACATGCTTTATAACCTGTTTAAAAAGAATAAGTTGAAGCATAATATTCCATTATATAAAAAATACGGAATCAATAAAAACTATTTTTCAAGTATTTCAAGTAAAGATTTTGCCCATCTTCCTGCAAGCAATAGAGCAGTAGATTATTCAAAACTTACAGAAACTCCCTTTTTTAAAAAGTTATCAGAAGAGAATAAAGAAAGTGCTCTTCAGTATGACGATCAGGGCTATATGATTCTGAGAAACTTCCTGACACCGGAAACGGCAGATCAAATCAATACGGAAATTGATAATCTGATGAAAGATGGTACATTAAAGTTTATTTACGGAGGAAAGCTGATGTTTGCCATTCATCACTCGGAAATTATTAAGAATATTGGAAGCGATAAAGAATTACTTGACTTTTTATCTGTTTTACTGGACGGAAAATCCAAGCTTTTCCAAAGTATCAACTTTATTAACGGAAGCCAGCAAAAAACGCACTCAGACAGTATTCACATGACGACTTATCCTTTGGGAGGGCTGCTGGGAGTCTGGATAGCTTTAGAAGATGTAGATGAGACCAATGGGGCGCTGCATTATATTCCTAAAAGCCATAAACTACCGTATTTCCTGAATTCTGATTATGATAATGAAGGAACAGCCTTAAAAATCGGAAAGAAAAGTTACAGAGCTTATGAAACATTCCTTGAGGATAAGGTAAAAGAGCTGGGCTTGAAAAAAGAAATCTTTAAAGCCAAAAAAGGAGATTTACTCATCTGGCATGCCAATATTCTTCACGGAGGAGAACCTCATACAGACAAAAACAAAACGAGAAAGAGTCTTGTATATCATTTTTTTGATGAAAATAGTGTCTGCTATCATGAAGTGACCCAAAGACCTGCATTATTTGAACTTTAA
- a CDS encoding pyruvate dehydrogenase complex dihydrolipoamide acetyltransferase: MAEVITMPRLSDTMTEGKVAKWHKKVGDKVKEGDILAEIETDKAVQDFESEIEGTLLYVGVEEGGAAAVDTVLAIIGNEGEDISGLTGGAAATEEKKSEEEPKAETAAPAATEIPAGVEVITMPRLSDTMTEGKVAKWHKNVGDTVKEGDLLAEIETDKAVQDFESEFNGVLLKQGVEEGGAAPVDSVLAIIGPVGTDVSAVGAPKAAAQSAEKPTEQKPEAKAEEKAAPAASSSSSDRVAISPLAKKMAQDKGVDINNVQGSGENGRIVKKDIENYQPAAKSAASAPAASAAPVAVNFVQGEDTETQNSQVRNIIAKRLSESKFSAPHYYLMVEINMDKAIEARKEINSLPDTKISFNDMIIKATAIALRKHPQVNSSWAGDKIIHRGNINIGVAVAIPDGLVVPVLKNTDQMTYTQISASVKDMASRAKSKGLKANEMEGSTFSISNLGMFGIETFTSIINQPNSAILSVGAIIEKPIVKDGQIVVGNTMKLSLACDHRVVDGATGAQFLQTLRTYLESPLTLLL; this comes from the coding sequence ATGGCAGAAGTAATTACGATGCCCCGCCTGTCCGACACTATGACGGAAGGTAAGGTGGCAAAATGGCATAAAAAAGTAGGAGATAAAGTAAAAGAAGGAGATATTTTAGCTGAAATTGAAACTGATAAAGCAGTTCAGGATTTCGAATCTGAAATAGAAGGTACCCTTTTATACGTAGGTGTAGAAGAAGGAGGCGCTGCTGCTGTAGACACTGTTTTGGCTATTATCGGGAATGAAGGAGAAGATATTTCAGGATTAACAGGTGGAGCTGCTGCAACTGAAGAAAAAAAATCAGAAGAAGAGCCTAAAGCAGAAACTGCTGCTCCTGCTGCAACAGAAATTCCGGCTGGAGTAGAAGTTATTACAATGCCTAGACTTTCTGATACAATGACAGAAGGTAAAGTAGCTAAATGGCATAAAAATGTAGGCGATACAGTAAAAGAAGGTGACCTTCTTGCTGAGATCGAAACAGATAAAGCAGTACAGGATTTCGAATCTGAATTCAATGGAGTACTATTGAAGCAAGGGGTAGAAGAAGGAGGTGCTGCTCCGGTAGATTCAGTATTGGCAATTATTGGCCCTGTAGGAACTGATGTTTCCGCTGTAGGTGCTCCAAAAGCTGCTGCTCAGTCTGCTGAAAAACCAACTGAACAAAAACCAGAAGCTAAAGCTGAGGAAAAAGCGGCTCCGGCTGCCAGCTCTTCATCTTCTGACAGAGTTGCAATCTCTCCACTGGCTAAGAAAATGGCTCAGGATAAGGGGGTTGATATCAACAATGTTCAGGGATCTGGTGAAAATGGAAGAATCGTTAAAAAAGATATTGAAAACTATCAGCCGGCTGCGAAATCAGCTGCTTCAGCTCCTGCAGCAAGCGCTGCTCCTGTTGCAGTGAACTTCGTACAGGGAGAAGATACAGAGACTCAAAATTCACAAGTAAGAAATATCATTGCAAAACGTCTTTCTGAAAGTAAATTCTCTGCACCTCACTACTATCTGATGGTGGAGATCAATATGGATAAAGCTATTGAGGCAAGAAAAGAAATCAATTCTTTACCAGATACTAAAATCTCTTTCAACGATATGATCATTAAGGCAACTGCAATTGCTTTAAGAAAACACCCTCAGGTAAATTCAAGCTGGGCTGGTGATAAGATCATCCACAGAGGGAATATCAACATTGGTGTAGCAGTAGCTATTCCGGACGGATTGGTAGTTCCAGTGTTGAAAAATACAGATCAGATGACGTATACTCAGATTTCTGCATCCGTAAAAGATATGGCTTCAAGAGCTAAGAGCAAAGGTCTTAAGGCTAACGAAATGGAAGGATCTACATTCTCTATTTCCAACTTAGGAATGTTCGGAATCGAAACGTTTACAAGTATCATCAACCAGCCAAACTCTGCAATCCTTTCAGTAGGAGCAATTATCGAGAAACCAATCGTTAAAGATGGTCAGATCGTAGTTGGAAATACCATGAAGCTTTCATTAGCTTGTGACCATAGAGTGGTAGATGGTGCTACAGGTGCTCAGTTCCTGCAAACATTAAGAACTTATTTAGAAAGTCCATTAACATTGTTACTGTAA
- a CDS encoding M28 family metallopeptidase, with protein MKKILIPLFTMAVMTSCGTANISNGNTSHPVSTKHSKAFNNAYKEINAADLKKNLYVIAADDMEGRDTGSKGQKKAGEYMINYYKNLGISAPKALGSYYQKVPSEFMKQRGGGNLPDSENILAFIEGSEKPDEIVVVSAHYDHVGTKNGVVYNGADDDGSGTVAVMEIAKAFQQAKKAGKGPKRSILFLHVTGEEHGLFGSEYYSENPVFPLANTVVDLNIDMIGRDDPANRGKQYVYVIGSEMLSSQLKVINEAANKRTNNLELNYKYDDLNDPEQLYYRSDHYNFAKHNIPVAFFFDGIHEDYHKPGDDPEKIDYQLLEKRTQLVFTTAWDIANRDERIVVDRK; from the coding sequence ATGAAAAAAATACTTATACCGTTATTTACTATGGCTGTAATGACCAGCTGCGGGACGGCAAATATATCCAATGGTAACACTTCTCATCCTGTATCTACCAAACACAGCAAAGCATTTAACAATGCTTATAAAGAGATTAATGCCGCAGATTTAAAGAAAAATCTCTATGTGATTGCGGCAGATGATATGGAAGGCCGTGATACCGGAAGTAAAGGACAGAAAAAGGCGGGTGAGTATATGATCAATTACTATAAAAACCTTGGAATTTCAGCCCCTAAAGCATTAGGCTCATATTATCAGAAAGTACCATCTGAATTCATGAAGCAAAGAGGAGGTGGCAATCTTCCGGATTCAGAAAATATTTTAGCTTTTATTGAAGGAAGTGAAAAACCAGACGAGATTGTGGTGGTTTCTGCACATTATGATCACGTAGGAACCAAAAATGGAGTAGTATATAACGGAGCAGACGATGACGGAAGCGGAACTGTAGCTGTAATGGAAATTGCCAAAGCATTCCAGCAGGCTAAAAAGGCAGGTAAAGGCCCTAAAAGATCTATTCTTTTCCTTCACGTTACAGGAGAAGAACACGGACTGTTTGGTTCAGAATATTATTCCGAAAATCCTGTTTTCCCACTAGCGAATACTGTTGTTGACCTTAATATTGATATGATCGGGCGTGATGATCCTGCCAACAGAGGAAAACAATATGTCTATGTGATTGGTTCTGAGATGTTAAGTTCTCAGCTTAAAGTAATTAACGAAGCCGCAAACAAAAGAACCAATAATCTGGAGCTCAATTATAAATATGACGATTTGAATGATCCTGAACAATTGTACTACCGTTCAGATCATTATAATTTCGCCAAGCATAATATTCCTGTAGCATTCTTCTTTGATGGTATTCATGAAGATTACCACAAACCAGGCGACGATCCTGAAAAGATTGATTATCAGCTGCTGGAAAAAAGAACTCAGCTTGTTTTTACAACCGCATGGGACATTGCTAACAGGGATGAAAGAATTGTGGTTGACAGAAAATAA
- a CDS encoding murein L,D-transpeptidase catalytic domain-containing protein encodes MNTLNLPQAKVSEIKNYIKGKEYNQELAVFINFKIPSGKYRYFIYNLKKNTIVQQAVVSHGSGSVIPESNVLKFSNVEGSYQSSLGKYAIGESYVGKFGKAYRLKGLDSSNSNAMQRAIVLHSYGCIPDVESQTPVCLSLGCPMLSANAFKETSKYLDKSEKPIILYAFY; translated from the coding sequence TTGAACACATTAAATTTGCCTCAGGCTAAAGTCTCGGAAATAAAAAACTATATAAAAGGGAAAGAATACAATCAGGAACTGGCTGTTTTTATCAATTTTAAGATACCTTCTGGGAAATACCGTTACTTTATTTATAACTTGAAAAAGAATACCATTGTACAACAGGCTGTTGTATCTCATGGCTCAGGCTCTGTTATTCCGGAATCGAATGTTTTGAAATTTAGTAATGTGGAAGGTTCCTACCAGTCATCCCTTGGAAAGTATGCCATTGGGGAAAGCTACGTAGGGAAATTCGGAAAAGCATACCGCTTAAAAGGTCTTGATTCTAGTAACAGTAATGCCATGCAAAGGGCAATTGTTCTTCATTCTTACGGATGCATTCCGGATGTAGAATCTCAGACACCGGTATGCCTGAGCTTAGGATGCCCAATGCTTTCAGCAAATGCTTTTAAAGAAACATCAAAATACCTTGATAAGTCCGAGAAACCGATAATTCTATATGCTTTTTATTAA
- a CDS encoding inorganic pyrophosphatase: MIPNFKAHPWHGISAGEDAPNVVNVFVEIVPSDTIKYEVDKETGYLKVDRPQKFSNIIPALYGFVPRTYCDKEVMRLAVESGATDVTMGDHDPLDICVLSSHNIHAGGLLMEAIPIGGFKMIDGGEADDKIVAVMINDHAFGHFRDITELPEAEVKRLMHYFLTYKNLPDEPAKCRIQEVYGAEHARKVIKASQTDYADKFGG, from the coding sequence ATGATTCCAAATTTTAAAGCACATCCATGGCACGGAATTTCTGCAGGAGAAGATGCGCCAAATGTTGTAAACGTATTTGTGGAAATTGTTCCTTCAGATACTATTAAATATGAAGTAGATAAAGAAACAGGATATTTAAAGGTAGACAGACCGCAGAAATTCTCTAACATTATCCCGGCTTTATACGGTTTTGTTCCAAGAACATACTGTGATAAAGAAGTGATGAGACTGGCTGTAGAATCAGGAGCTACTGATGTTACTATGGGAGATCATGACCCGCTTGATATTTGTGTTTTAAGTTCTCACAACATCCACGCAGGAGGTTTATTAATGGAAGCTATTCCAATCGGAGGTTTCAAGATGATTGACGGAGGTGAAGCTGATGATAAAATTGTAGCAGTAATGATTAATGACCACGCTTTCGGGCATTTCAGAGATATTACTGAATTACCGGAAGCAGAAGTAAAAAGATTAATGCACTACTTCCTTACATATAAAAACTTACCGGATGAACCAGCAAAATGCAGAATCCAGGAGGTTTACGGAGCTGAGCACGCAAGAAAAGTGATTAAAGCTTCTCAAACAGACTATGCAGATAAATTCGGAGGATAA
- the radC gene encoding RadC family protein, translated as MAIKLLAEDDRPREKFLQKGKSSLSDSELLAIIMGSGNREEDALELARKILASVNNSWHQLSLLSAKDLMKFKGIGETKAISIISALEIGRRRAVQEIPEKTIIGNSHDAYVVLRNQLSDLRTEEFWAIFLNNNNKVIHFSQLTHGGISQSIVDIRVLYKTALDHFSTGIIIAHNHPSGSLKPSREDINITQKIKEAGNTLNIQLLDHIIVTQDSYFSFSDEGLL; from the coding sequence ATGGCCATAAAACTCCTTGCCGAAGATGACAGACCCAGAGAAAAGTTTTTGCAGAAAGGCAAAAGCTCACTTTCTGATTCTGAACTGCTGGCTATTATTATGGGAAGTGGAAATAGAGAAGAAGATGCCCTGGAGCTGGCACGGAAGATTTTGGCTTCTGTGAATAACAGCTGGCATCAATTGAGCTTACTTTCTGCTAAAGATCTGATGAAATTCAAAGGTATTGGAGAAACAAAAGCCATTTCAATTATTTCAGCTCTGGAAATCGGAAGGAGAAGAGCAGTACAGGAAATTCCGGAAAAAACAATCATTGGTAACAGTCATGATGCTTATGTTGTTCTTAGAAACCAGCTTTCTGATTTAAGAACAGAAGAATTCTGGGCTATTTTCCTGAATAATAACAATAAAGTGATTCATTTTTCTCAGTTGACACACGGAGGGATAAGTCAATCTATTGTAGATATAAGAGTTCTCTATAAAACAGCACTGGATCATTTTTCAACGGGTATCATCATTGCCCATAATCATCCTTCTGGAAGTTTAAAACCTAGCCGGGAAGATATTAACATCACACAAAAAATAAAAGAAGCAGGAAATACTTTAAATATCCAGCTTTTAGACCATATTATTGTGACACAGGATTCCTATTTTAGTTTCTCGGACGAAGGATTATTATGA
- a CDS encoding TetR/AcrR family transcriptional regulator: MFIPFFYFCRVNKKEQIIIAAMKLLIEKGVQSTPMSAIAKAAGTGMGTIYNYFSTKEELINAIYLYIKSVEVQFVIQESNESSLKITFLNYYKAFINFNIQNPEFFFFMDQMQNSPVITEKTREEGRIEFSPVTELILKGQKEGIIKEISMEAIIQFLGGTLTNYVRWVLNMNTEDQKNGHLEQQLRMVWDAIKE; the protein is encoded by the coding sequence ATGTTCATTCCATTTTTTTATTTTTGTAGAGTGAATAAAAAAGAACAGATAATTATTGCTGCTATGAAACTCCTTATAGAGAAAGGAGTACAGTCTACACCCATGTCTGCAATCGCAAAAGCTGCTGGTACAGGAATGGGGACTATTTATAATTATTTTTCTACCAAAGAAGAGCTGATTAATGCTATTTATTTGTATATAAAATCTGTTGAAGTACAGTTTGTTATTCAGGAATCTAATGAATCTTCGTTGAAAATTACCTTTCTGAATTATTACAAAGCTTTCATTAATTTCAATATCCAGAATCCGGAGTTCTTCTTTTTTATGGATCAGATGCAGAATTCTCCTGTTATTACTGAAAAAACAAGAGAAGAAGGGCGTATAGAATTTTCACCTGTAACAGAACTTATCCTGAAAGGTCAAAAAGAAGGGATCATTAAAGAAATAAGTATGGAAGCTATTATACAGTTTCTGGGAGGCACATTGACCAATTATGTCCGCTGGGTACTCAATATGAACACTGAAGATCAAAAGAACGGGCATTTGGAGCAACAGCTAAGAATGGTCTGGGATGCGATAAAAGAATAA
- a CDS encoding aminotransferase class I/II-fold pyridoxal phosphate-dependent enzyme, which translates to MDKIYGFTHYSFFTEMSELAIRHGSFDLSLGLPDFDIDERLTLFLKEAAENNTHHYEPLAGNPLLIESIIHFNAKRTNSISVTNKEVTIVPCATFALYTSLKSILNQNDEVIILQPSYYTYAPSVVMNGGIPVYYDLETDFTINWDIFKNCITEKTKAVIVNSPQNPTGKVWKEEDWNQLYELIKDRDIYLISEEIYDTYCYDEAEHYSSFIHPELREKTFCIFSFGKMFHTSGWKVSYMLASEALTARFQCHQQYISYSASAPAQYAIAKYLDVFDPVINKEIMQHKRDIFNELIKDTPLQVEQKSEGSVFQVVNFREISKTMTDVEFSKWLTIEKKVSCLPLSAFYNSRNSSDYIRFSFAKKDELIIQALDYLKRNL; encoded by the coding sequence GTGGATAAAATTTACGGATTTACTCATTATTCCTTTTTTACGGAAATGTCCGAACTGGCAATCAGGCACGGAAGTTTTGATCTTTCCCTTGGCCTTCCTGATTTCGATATTGATGAACGTCTTACCTTATTCTTAAAAGAAGCCGCTGAAAATAACACTCATCATTATGAACCGCTTGCCGGCAACCCTCTTCTTATTGAAAGTATCATACACTTTAATGCCAAACGAACTAACAGCATCAGCGTCACAAATAAAGAAGTTACGATTGTTCCCTGTGCAACCTTTGCTTTATATACTTCCCTCAAATCAATTCTGAATCAGAATGATGAAGTTATTATTTTACAACCTTCCTATTATACTTACGCACCTTCTGTTGTAATGAATGGCGGCATTCCGGTCTATTATGATCTGGAAACAGATTTTACGATCAATTGGGATATATTCAAAAATTGCATCACAGAAAAAACCAAAGCAGTCATCGTCAATTCTCCCCAAAATCCAACCGGAAAAGTATGGAAAGAAGAAGATTGGAACCAGTTGTATGAATTGATTAAAGACCGTGATATTTATTTAATTTCCGAAGAAATATATGATACTTACTGCTATGATGAAGCAGAACATTACAGTTCTTTTATTCATCCGGAGCTCAGGGAAAAGACTTTCTGTATTTTTTCTTTTGGTAAAATGTTTCATACTTCCGGATGGAAAGTGAGCTATATGCTGGCTTCTGAAGCTTTAACGGCTAGATTCCAGTGTCATCAGCAGTATATTTCTTACAGTGCCAGTGCTCCTGCTCAATATGCAATTGCCAAATACCTTGATGTATTTGATCCCGTAATCAATAAAGAAATTATGCAGCATAAAAGAGATATTTTTAATGAACTGATTAAAGATACTCCTTTACAGGTAGAACAAAAATCGGAAGGAAGTGTTTTTCAGGTTGTTAATTTCAGGGAAATTTCTAAAACGATGACAGATGTAGAGTTTTCAAAATGGCTTACGATTGAAAAAAAGGTTTCGTGCCTTCCTCTTTCTGCTTTTTATAATTCCAGAAACAGTTCTGATTATATCAGGTTTAGCTTTGCTAAAAAAGATGAGTTGATTATTCAGGCTTTGGACTACTTGAAAAGGAATCTTTGA
- a CDS encoding sodium-translocating pyrophosphatase, translated as MDLFMLVPIFGVVALLYTFLQSNWVNKQNAGNEKMKTISGHIADGAMAFLKAEYKILTYFVVVVAILLAVMGSTNANSHWSIGIAFAVGAIFSASAGFIGMKIATKANVRTAEAARTSLSKALKVSFTGGSVMGMGVAGLAVLGLGALFLIIKQIFAPEATVDSHEMEQTIEILTGFSLGAESIALFARVGGGIYTKAADVGADLVGKVEAGIPEDDPRNPATIADNVGDNVGDVAGMGADLFGSYVATVLATMVLGRETISDDAFGGFAPILLPMLIAGTGIIFSMIGTLFVKINDNEGSSTSSVQNALNLGNWGSIVITAIASYFLVTYILPEKMVLRGHEFTKMGVFGAIMVGLVVGTLMSIITEYYTAMGKRPVSSIVRQSSTGHATNIIGGLSVGMESTLLPIIVLAGGIYGSYLCAGLYGVAIAAAGMMATTAMQLAIDAFGPIADNAGGIAEMSELPKEVREKTDILDAVGNTTAATGKGFAIASAALTALALFAAFVGIAGIDGIDIYRADVLAGLFVGGMIPFIFSSLAITAVGQAAMAMVEEVRRQFREIPGILEGKAQPEYEKCVAISTDASIRKMMLPGAIAIISPLLIGFIFGPEVLGGFLAGATVCGVLMGMFQNNAGGAWDNAKKSFEKGVDINGQTYYKGSEPHKASVTGDTVGDPFKDTSGPSMNILIKLMSIVSLVIAPTLAVLHKDKIEANRKAKIESLTGITTAATGINGDTKIITVVPGEIKGHLNESGDFVYETGNIQKIKLDGGKTIAVGDGSQLYQLYNVVKQKDKSALDPNKWYTIENLYFETGSSDLKAESALQLNTLAEILNAYPDLKIKLGGYTDNSGNEDSNIKLSNLRAQTAKLKLLELGISGDRIEAEGYGSQHPVCEANDTDECKAKNRRIDVRVLAL; from the coding sequence ATGGATCTATTTATGTTAGTGCCAATTTTTGGTGTCGTAGCTTTGCTTTATACATTTCTTCAGAGCAACTGGGTTAATAAACAGAATGCCGGAAATGAAAAGATGAAAACAATCAGCGGCCATATTGCAGACGGTGCAATGGCTTTTCTAAAGGCTGAATACAAAATCTTAACGTACTTTGTTGTAGTAGTCGCCATTTTACTGGCAGTGATGGGATCTACAAATGCTAACTCGCACTGGAGTATCGGAATTGCTTTTGCTGTTGGAGCTATTTTCTCTGCATCAGCAGGTTTCATCGGAATGAAAATCGCAACTAAAGCGAATGTGAGGACCGCAGAAGCTGCAAGAACGTCACTGTCAAAAGCCCTTAAAGTCTCTTTTACTGGAGGTTCCGTAATGGGAATGGGCGTTGCCGGACTAGCTGTTTTAGGTTTAGGAGCTTTATTTCTGATTATTAAACAAATTTTTGCCCCAGAAGCCACAGTAGACTCGCACGAAATGGAACAAACAATTGAAATTCTTACAGGATTTTCTCTTGGAGCAGAATCTATCGCGCTTTTTGCAAGAGTAGGAGGCGGTATTTATACAAAAGCTGCAGACGTAGGGGCTGACCTTGTGGGAAAAGTGGAAGCAGGAATTCCGGAAGATGATCCCCGAAACCCTGCGACGATTGCAGATAACGTGGGAGATAATGTAGGAGATGTTGCAGGAATGGGAGCCGACCTTTTCGGATCTTATGTGGCAACAGTTTTGGCAACGATGGTGTTAGGTAGAGAAACAATTTCTGATGATGCATTCGGAGGTTTTGCCCCAATTCTTTTACCGATGTTGATTGCTGGAACAGGAATTATATTTTCCATGATCGGAACTTTGTTTGTAAAAATTAATGATAATGAAGGTTCATCCACTTCCAGTGTTCAAAATGCTTTAAACCTCGGAAACTGGGGAAGTATTGTGATCACCGCCATTGCCTCTTACTTTCTTGTAACGTATATCCTTCCTGAAAAAATGGTTCTCAGAGGCCATGAATTTACTAAAATGGGAGTATTCGGAGCTATTATGGTAGGATTGGTAGTAGGAACTTTAATGAGTATCATCACAGAATATTATACCGCAATGGGGAAAAGACCGGTTTCCAGTATTGTAAGACAGTCTTCCACAGGGCATGCAACTAATATTATCGGCGGCCTTTCCGTAGGAATGGAATCTACTTTACTTCCAATTATTGTGCTGGCAGGAGGAATCTATGGTTCTTATCTGTGTGCCGGACTTTACGGAGTAGCTATTGCCGCAGCGGGAATGATGGCTACTACAGCAATGCAGCTTGCCATTGATGCTTTTGGTCCCATCGCAGATAATGCAGGAGGAATTGCCGAAATGAGCGAACTTCCTAAAGAAGTACGTGAAAAAACAGATATTTTGGATGCTGTAGGAAATACAACTGCAGCCACTGGAAAAGGATTTGCAATTGCTTCAGCTGCTTTAACGGCATTGGCTTTATTTGCAGCGTTTGTAGGAATTGCAGGTATAGACGGTATTGATATTTACAGAGCGGACGTTCTTGCCGGATTATTTGTAGGAGGAATGATTCCGTTTATCTTCTCATCATTGGCAATTACAGCAGTAGGGCAGGCAGCCATGGCGATGGTGGAAGAAGTGAGAAGGCAGTTTCGTGAAATTCCCGGAATTCTGGAAGGAAAAGCACAACCGGAATATGAAAAATGTGTAGCCATTTCTACAGATGCATCCATCAGAAAAATGATGTTACCGGGTGCTATTGCAATCATTTCACCACTATTAATCGGATTTATCTTCGGACCTGAAGTGTTGGGAGGGTTCCTTGCTGGAGCTACAGTATGTGGTGTATTGATGGGAATGTTCCAGAATAATGCAGGAGGTGCCTGGGATAATGCCAAAAAATCCTTTGAAAAAGGTGTTGATATCAATGGCCAGACCTATTACAAAGGTTCAGAACCCCATAAGGCATCCGTAACAGGAGATACGGTGGGAGATCCATTTAAAGATACATCAGGGCCTTCTATGAATATCCTGATCAAATTAATGTCAATTGTTTCTTTGGTTATTGCACCTACTTTGGCCGTTTTACATAAAGATAAGATTGAGGCGAACAGAAAAGCTAAAATTGAAAGTCTTACAGGAATTACTACTGCTGCAACAGGTATAAATGGAGATACGAAAATCATTACTGTTGTTCCGGGAGAAATTAAAGGGCACCTTAATGAAAGCGGAGACTTTGTATATGAAACTGGAAATATTCAGAAAATAAAACTGGACGGAGGAAAAACAATTGCCGTTGGAGACGGAAGCCAGCTTTACCAGCTTTATAATGTGGTTAAGCAAAAAGACAAATCTGCATTAGATCCTAATAAATGGTATACCATTGAAAACCTTTATTTTGAAACAGGCTCAAGTGATCTGAAAGCAGAATCAGCACTTCAGTTGAATACATTGGCAGAAATTTTAAATGCTTATCCGGATCTGAAAATAAAGCTGGGCGGATATACAGATAATAGTGGTAATGAAGATAGCAATATCAAATTATCCAATCTGAGAGCACAAACAGCAAAACTTAAACTTCTTGAGCTAGGAATTTCCGGAGACAGAATAGAAGCAGAAGGATACGGATCACAGCATCCTGTATGTGAAGCGAATGATACTGATGAATGTAAAGCAAAAAACAGAAGAATTGATGTGAGAGTACTTGCTCTTTAA